The Rhododendron vialii isolate Sample 1 chromosome 8a, ASM3025357v1 genome has a window encoding:
- the LOC131335967 gene encoding uncharacterized protein LOC131335967 isoform X2, producing MAMVSKTRNMLEGLVREGSFKWLIKTRTSFNEEFEEMRSSPSAGRNWIPELSPVANIVLRRCSKILGISVGELRENFDAEASDSTKHPSRYARNILEYCCFRALALSTQVVGYLEDKRFRRLTFDMMLAWEFPAASSQPLINMDEDVTVGVEAFSRIAPAVPIISNVIISDNLFEVLTASTDGRLQFSVYEKYLTGLERAIRKFKTQSESSLLSSLRSARGEKILEVDGTVTSQPVLEHVGISTWPGRLILTDHALYFEALRVVSYDKAKRYGLSEDLKQVVKPELTGPWGTRLFDKAVFYKSVSLPEPVVMEFPELKGHARRDYWLAIIREVLYAHRFLNKFQITGVERDEALLKATLGILRVQALKEMSIASPSCEDSLLMFNLCDQLPGGDLVLEALANMSSSRDLDRTTHSNAGGRMYSTSAISMASSLGFVFGTSSNVNEAGLCVGEITVGEISPLERAVTESRSNHKKVAFAKATVDGVKVDGVDTNLAVMKELLSPLTEVGKWLLSLAYWEDSLKSSMFCMVSSYIIFRGCLGYAFAFMLICMALFMVLTRSFGQGSVEELNVVVPPSMNTMEQLLAVQNAISQTEELIQDGNIVLLKFRALLLSIFPQASEKCAVALLLMALIIAFLPFKYIVLLVFLELFTKYSPLRKPSTERWTRRLREWWFSIPAAPVVLERAKEDKKRR from the exons ATGGCTATGGTGAGCAAAACCAGAAATATGCTTGAAGGTTTGGTAAGAGAAGGATCATTCAAATGGTTGATCAAAACTCGGACTTCTTTCAATGAAGAGTTCGAGGAGATGAGAAGTTCTCCTTCAGCTGGAAGGAACTGGATACCAGAACTCTCCCCTGTGGCAAATATAGTACTTCGTAGATGCTCAAA AATCCTAGGCATTTCTGTGGGTGAACTTCGAGAAAACTTTGATGCAGAGGCTTCGGACTCTACAAAGCATCCATCACGTTATGCTAGGAACATTTTGGAGTATTGTTGTTTCAGGGCTCTTGCTTTGTCTACGCAAGTGGTAGGTTATTTGGAAGACAAAAGGTTCCGACGGCTAACATTTGACATGATGCTTGCTTGGGAGTTTCCAGCTGCTTCCAGCCAACCACTTATCAAT ATGGATGAGGATGTAACAGTTGGGGTAGAGGCCTTTTCTAGAATTGCCCCTGCTGTTCCTATCATTTCCAATGTGATTATCAGTGATAATCTTTTCGAGGTGCTTACAGCATCAACTGATGGTCGGCTTCAGTTTTCTGTCTATGAGAAGTATCTAACTGGATTAGAGAG GGCCATAAGAAAATTTAAGACCCAATCTGAATCATCTCTCCTTTCATCCTTGCGGTCTGCAAGAGGAGAAAAGATCTTGGAAGTGGATGGGACAGTCACCAGCCAGCCAGTTCTAGAGCATGTGGGAATTTCAACTTGGCCAG GTCGACTAATTCTCACAGATCATGCGCTCTACTTTGAAGCTCTTCGGGTTGTCTCTTATGATAAGGCAAAAAGATATGGCTTGTCGGAAGATTTGAAGCAGGTTGTTAAACCTGAGTTGACAGGACCTTGGGGAACTAGACTCTTTGACAAAGCAGTCTTCTACAAATCAGTTTCCCT ACCAGAACCAGTTGTGATGGAGTTCCCTGAGCTTAAAGGACATGCACGTCGTGACTATTGGCTTGCCATTATCAGAGAAGTATTATATGCTCATAGATTTTTAAATAAGTTCCAGATCACGGGAGTTGAACGTGATGAAGCACTTCTAAAGGCAACACTTGGGATTCTGCGTGTACAAGCCCTCAAAGAAATGAGTATTGCAAGCCCTTCTTGCGAGGACTCTCTTCTTATGTTCAATCTCTGTGATCAACTTCCAGGTGGAGACTTAGTACTAGAAGCACTTGCAAACATGTCATCCTCAAGGGACCTAGATCGGACTACCCATTCTAATGCTGGAGGCAGAATGTATTCAACATCGGCTATATCCATGGCTTCTAGCTTGGGGTTTGTATTTGGAACGAGTTCTAATGTTAATGAGGCTGGACTTTGTGTGGGTGAGATCACTGTGGGAGAGATAAGCCCGCTGGAAAGAGCAGTTACGGAATCCAGAAGCAACCATAAAAAGGTGGCGTTTGCAAAAGCAACTGTTGATGGGGTTAAAGTAGATGGAGTTGACACCAATTTGGCAGTCATGAAG GAGTTACTCTCTCCTCTTACGGAAGTTGGGAAGTGGCTTCTTTCTCTGGCATATTGGGAAGACTCTCTGAAGTCTTCTATGTTCTGTATGGTTTCCTCTTACATCATATTCAG GGGATGTCTGGGCTATGCTTTTGCATTCATGCTCATCTGTATGGCACTCTTTATGGTACTTACGAGGTCCTTTGGCCAAGGAAGTGTTGAGGAGCTAAACGTAGTTGTACCTCCTTCAATGAACACAATGGAGCAGCTTTTGGCTGTTCAGAATGCAATATCTCAAACTGAAGAGCTTATCCAAGATGGAAACATTGTTCTTCTGAAGTTTCGTGCCTTATTGTTATCTATTTTCCCCCag GCAAGTGAGAAATGTGCAGTTGCTCTTCTGTTAATGGCCTTGATTATCGCCTTCTTACCATTTAAGTACATAGTTCTTCTCGTTTTCTTGGAGCTATTTACCAAGTACTCCCCCCTGAGGAAACCAAGCACAGAGCGTTGGACACGGAGACTCAGAGAATGGTGGTTCAGCATCCCAGCGGCTCCTGTTGTTCTTGAAAGAGCAAAGGAGGACAAGAAGAGAAGGTGA
- the LOC131335967 gene encoding uncharacterized protein LOC131335967 isoform X1 — protein sequence MTGKFDSFAFVFGRGEILEMAMVSKTRNMLEGLVREGSFKWLIKTRTSFNEEFEEMRSSPSAGRNWIPELSPVANIVLRRCSKILGISVGELRENFDAEASDSTKHPSRYARNILEYCCFRALALSTQVVGYLEDKRFRRLTFDMMLAWEFPAASSQPLINMDEDVTVGVEAFSRIAPAVPIISNVIISDNLFEVLTASTDGRLQFSVYEKYLTGLERAIRKFKTQSESSLLSSLRSARGEKILEVDGTVTSQPVLEHVGISTWPGRLILTDHALYFEALRVVSYDKAKRYGLSEDLKQVVKPELTGPWGTRLFDKAVFYKSVSLPEPVVMEFPELKGHARRDYWLAIIREVLYAHRFLNKFQITGVERDEALLKATLGILRVQALKEMSIASPSCEDSLLMFNLCDQLPGGDLVLEALANMSSSRDLDRTTHSNAGGRMYSTSAISMASSLGFVFGTSSNVNEAGLCVGEITVGEISPLERAVTESRSNHKKVAFAKATVDGVKVDGVDTNLAVMKELLSPLTEVGKWLLSLAYWEDSLKSSMFCMVSSYIIFRGCLGYAFAFMLICMALFMVLTRSFGQGSVEELNVVVPPSMNTMEQLLAVQNAISQTEELIQDGNIVLLKFRALLLSIFPQASEKCAVALLLMALIIAFLPFKYIVLLVFLELFTKYSPLRKPSTERWTRRLREWWFSIPAAPVVLERAKEDKKRR from the exons ATGACTGGAAAGTTTGATTCGTTTGCATTTGTGTTTGGAAGAGGAGAGATATTGGAGATGGCTATGGTGAGCAAAACCAGAAATATGCTTGAAGGTTTGGTAAGAGAAGGATCATTCAAATGGTTGATCAAAACTCGGACTTCTTTCAATGAAGAGTTCGAGGAGATGAGAAGTTCTCCTTCAGCTGGAAGGAACTGGATACCAGAACTCTCCCCTGTGGCAAATATAGTACTTCGTAGATGCTCAAA AATCCTAGGCATTTCTGTGGGTGAACTTCGAGAAAACTTTGATGCAGAGGCTTCGGACTCTACAAAGCATCCATCACGTTATGCTAGGAACATTTTGGAGTATTGTTGTTTCAGGGCTCTTGCTTTGTCTACGCAAGTGGTAGGTTATTTGGAAGACAAAAGGTTCCGACGGCTAACATTTGACATGATGCTTGCTTGGGAGTTTCCAGCTGCTTCCAGCCAACCACTTATCAAT ATGGATGAGGATGTAACAGTTGGGGTAGAGGCCTTTTCTAGAATTGCCCCTGCTGTTCCTATCATTTCCAATGTGATTATCAGTGATAATCTTTTCGAGGTGCTTACAGCATCAACTGATGGTCGGCTTCAGTTTTCTGTCTATGAGAAGTATCTAACTGGATTAGAGAG GGCCATAAGAAAATTTAAGACCCAATCTGAATCATCTCTCCTTTCATCCTTGCGGTCTGCAAGAGGAGAAAAGATCTTGGAAGTGGATGGGACAGTCACCAGCCAGCCAGTTCTAGAGCATGTGGGAATTTCAACTTGGCCAG GTCGACTAATTCTCACAGATCATGCGCTCTACTTTGAAGCTCTTCGGGTTGTCTCTTATGATAAGGCAAAAAGATATGGCTTGTCGGAAGATTTGAAGCAGGTTGTTAAACCTGAGTTGACAGGACCTTGGGGAACTAGACTCTTTGACAAAGCAGTCTTCTACAAATCAGTTTCCCT ACCAGAACCAGTTGTGATGGAGTTCCCTGAGCTTAAAGGACATGCACGTCGTGACTATTGGCTTGCCATTATCAGAGAAGTATTATATGCTCATAGATTTTTAAATAAGTTCCAGATCACGGGAGTTGAACGTGATGAAGCACTTCTAAAGGCAACACTTGGGATTCTGCGTGTACAAGCCCTCAAAGAAATGAGTATTGCAAGCCCTTCTTGCGAGGACTCTCTTCTTATGTTCAATCTCTGTGATCAACTTCCAGGTGGAGACTTAGTACTAGAAGCACTTGCAAACATGTCATCCTCAAGGGACCTAGATCGGACTACCCATTCTAATGCTGGAGGCAGAATGTATTCAACATCGGCTATATCCATGGCTTCTAGCTTGGGGTTTGTATTTGGAACGAGTTCTAATGTTAATGAGGCTGGACTTTGTGTGGGTGAGATCACTGTGGGAGAGATAAGCCCGCTGGAAAGAGCAGTTACGGAATCCAGAAGCAACCATAAAAAGGTGGCGTTTGCAAAAGCAACTGTTGATGGGGTTAAAGTAGATGGAGTTGACACCAATTTGGCAGTCATGAAG GAGTTACTCTCTCCTCTTACGGAAGTTGGGAAGTGGCTTCTTTCTCTGGCATATTGGGAAGACTCTCTGAAGTCTTCTATGTTCTGTATGGTTTCCTCTTACATCATATTCAG GGGATGTCTGGGCTATGCTTTTGCATTCATGCTCATCTGTATGGCACTCTTTATGGTACTTACGAGGTCCTTTGGCCAAGGAAGTGTTGAGGAGCTAAACGTAGTTGTACCTCCTTCAATGAACACAATGGAGCAGCTTTTGGCTGTTCAGAATGCAATATCTCAAACTGAAGAGCTTATCCAAGATGGAAACATTGTTCTTCTGAAGTTTCGTGCCTTATTGTTATCTATTTTCCCCCag GCAAGTGAGAAATGTGCAGTTGCTCTTCTGTTAATGGCCTTGATTATCGCCTTCTTACCATTTAAGTACATAGTTCTTCTCGTTTTCTTGGAGCTATTTACCAAGTACTCCCCCCTGAGGAAACCAAGCACAGAGCGTTGGACACGGAGACTCAGAGAATGGTGGTTCAGCATCCCAGCGGCTCCTGTTGTTCTTGAAAGAGCAAAGGAGGACAAGAAGAGAAGGTGA